Proteins from a single region of Noviherbaspirillum saxi:
- a CDS encoding FliI/YscN family ATPase, with product MVSRSKKINLPAYPRRAADRLVQVAARLESVSLVESYGQVARVVGPLVEAVIPHVKIGEMCEIGLASGATVLCETIGFNDHRAILSPFSGLDGVGPGLRVRPLARKHGLVVGAHLLGQVLDGFGNPIGEMPLPGDDAVEVPVRGGGPAMGDRIPIDTPFQTGVRPIDGLLTLGKGQRVGVFAGPGCGKSTLMTAIAANADVDVVVFALIGERGRELAEIVHELRESGLARRTVVVGATSDRAAAERTRAAYTATAVAEGFRDQGKHVLLLVDSLTRFARAVRETSIASGEPIGRNGVPASVYAELPRLVERAGNTRHGAISGMYMVLVEGTVQEDPIADEVRSLIDGHILLTRSLAERGVFPAISILESLSRIMPSIVESDHQRAVHRLRRLLSKYQDIELLLKLGEIKSGVDKETDQAVAAYDEIMAYLQQDIRKPVSFRDSVQAAIALARKYPA from the coding sequence ATGGTAAGCCGCTCGAAAAAAATCAATCTTCCGGCGTATCCGCGCCGTGCCGCCGATCGGCTGGTGCAGGTCGCGGCGCGGCTGGAATCGGTATCGCTTGTCGAGTCCTACGGGCAGGTGGCACGCGTGGTCGGACCGCTGGTGGAAGCCGTCATCCCGCACGTCAAGATCGGCGAAATGTGCGAGATCGGCCTTGCTTCCGGCGCTACTGTTCTGTGCGAGACCATAGGCTTCAACGATCATCGCGCGATTCTCTCCCCGTTTTCGGGGCTCGACGGTGTCGGCCCCGGTCTGCGGGTGCGGCCGCTGGCGCGCAAGCACGGGCTGGTGGTCGGCGCGCATCTGCTGGGGCAGGTGCTCGACGGTTTCGGCAATCCGATCGGCGAGATGCCGTTGCCCGGCGACGACGCAGTCGAGGTGCCGGTGCGTGGCGGCGGGCCGGCGATGGGGGACCGGATTCCGATCGACACGCCGTTCCAGACCGGCGTGCGGCCGATCGACGGTTTGCTTACGCTGGGCAAGGGACAGCGGGTGGGCGTGTTTGCCGGTCCCGGTTGCGGCAAATCGACCCTGATGACAGCCATTGCCGCCAATGCCGATGTCGACGTGGTGGTGTTCGCACTGATCGGCGAACGCGGCCGGGAACTGGCCGAGATCGTTCACGAACTGCGCGAATCGGGACTGGCGCGCCGTACCGTGGTGGTTGGCGCGACGTCCGACCGTGCCGCCGCCGAACGCACGCGGGCTGCCTATACCGCCACCGCCGTGGCCGAAGGCTTTCGCGACCAGGGCAAGCATGTGCTGCTGCTGGTCGATTCGCTGACCCGTTTTGCGCGGGCGGTGCGGGAAACGAGTATCGCGTCGGGCGAGCCGATCGGGCGCAACGGCGTACCGGCGTCGGTCTACGCCGAACTGCCGCGCCTGGTCGAGCGTGCGGGCAATACCCGTCATGGCGCGATTTCCGGCATGTACATGGTGCTGGTGGAAGGCACGGTGCAGGAAGACCCGATCGCCGACGAGGTGCGTTCGCTGATCGACGGGCACATACTGCTGACGCGCTCGCTGGCCGAGCGCGGCGTGTTCCCCGCCATCAGCATTCTGGAAAGCCTGAGCCGGATCATGCCGAGCATCGTGGAGAGCGATCACCAGCGCGCGGTGCATAGGCTGCGCAGGTTGCTGTCGAAATACCAGGACATCGAGCTGCTGCTCAAGCTGGGCGAAATCAAGTCCGGCGTGGACAAGGAAACCGACCAGGCGGTCGCCGCCTATGACGAAATCATGGCTTACCTGCAGCAGGACATCCGCAAGCCGGTCAGCTTCCGCGATAGCGTGCAGGCGGCCATTGCGCTGGCGCGCAAGTATCCGGCCTGA